The sequence below is a genomic window from Chelonoidis abingdonii isolate Lonesome George chromosome 6, CheloAbing_2.0, whole genome shotgun sequence.
ACATATTCAGCACCAAActggggggaggaagaaaaaaatacaaacagcCATAGAATATAAACCATAAAGCAAACATTTAATATTGCACTTAGTTTCTCTTAACATTTTGGATTTTACTCATTTTTTTCctaattcaaaaaaaaatcaggaatctAGCTTGAATACTGGGCTAACAACTGTGATGCTCACGTTTTATAACATCAGGAATTGACCAATATTTATATAACAAGAAAAAATAATGCCTCTAAAGAACTGTGTAAAATACTTTAATGGAAATGACTATTtgtcaacattttcagaactCTGAATCTGATCACACTTTGTGATGCAGTGCCAATTATGATGATATTGGTCAATCCTGCTTCATATGTCATTTCTCATTATATTGTGATAAGTATTTAATGCTATGCATATCCAACAATTGTTCCCTAGtctgtttcaaacaaacaaaaaaaggaaaaaaaatttaaaaaaaggaaaaaaccacCAAATGCCCTTTTATGCCAACAAAtccatcagtttttttttttcctttttgtgggggagggacatTCAAAAAAATGGtctagtaaaattaaaaaaaaaaaaaaaaattcacccagcttcCTTATTATCCAGCATATTAGTTTGCTTGCTGAAGCCCAAACCCTTTAACTGAATCACTTAAAACGCGACTCGTATTTACACTGGGTTTTTTTCACCCTGTCACTTTTAAACATGAAGTGTCTTCCATGTTTTCATAAAGGCCACTTATGGAAAagcctattttgttttttatgaagCCTTAAAAGCAAGACAGCATTCCGGCATTCCACCATGccagagacaacttttattttCAACCACTTTGTAACACATGGCATTAAATGACAGAATACACATGAATGTTAAATAGCCAACCCAAGAAACactatttttgttaaaaatcGTGCTTGAATTCTTTCGGAAAAAAGTTTATACATGAACAGCTTCTGCAAATGAACCTATAGAATTCCTAATGCCTACATCCTGATACTTGTGCTAATGGATCCAATAGTTCCCTGCCCCCTTGCACCTGTCCCAAATACTCTGACAGTTTACCCCTTCCACAATGTGCAGGGTGGCAGCCCCCAGTCTTCAAGTACTTGAAGTTTTCTACATATGTGGCAGTAGAGTTACAATTTTTTTGCTTGGATACATGCTTTCAGTTCAAGGGCACGAAAGGGAATCAATCATCAAGAGAAATCTCTGCTAGCTAATATTCTAATAGGGCTGGTAATTTTGCTATTCTGGCCCAGTTTCATTTTTGTGAGaatcttttattgttttacaaTTTTGTAAATGCTGAAGATCAACAAAGTACACAAACAAGCCATCTCACCAACCCTATACTCTTCTTGcactttaaaatatacttttagaCTAGAAACTCACTATGTATGTATAGATCTGGTGATTAAGTAactatgtataaaaataaattcaatttcCCTTTCCACGTCACTATGAATCATGAACAGTACATTACTATTTCTTGTTTAAAACCTTTGGCTGGTGTCTGCTGGGGCTGCCTTCTTTTAAGCTTCAAAACTTGACCGATCTCTTCTGAAGTTGCAAAAAGATAAAAAGGGAACGAGGGTGCATTTGTTACTTATGGGTATGTCCCTTTTCTAAATCCCCCTttcaaataaaaaccaaaagggaaaaaaaaaaaaaacaaccaaagaaAAAGTAACAGTGCAACATAACAAAACACACATAGCTTTCCAACGGTTTGGCAAGTGATGAGTTCACCTGAGATTAAGTGATTTTTAGGCAGTCTGTAACAAAATGCTTCTTTGCGGTAATAGTAGAAAGGCAACAAATTCTTAAAAGAAATCAAGAAGGTATACAATCTTGCAGAAGTCTATTATTCTcctgttaatttttttccatataaCTGTTGCGTATCTACTACAGTAGGCTGCAAAACATACAGCAAGAAGGATTGGCTTGAAGGCATttgatgtttgtaaataaatccaCAGCTGAAGAGGTGATACATGATCAGTCTACTAGGACAATTCTGAGCATGTGCATACATAGGTAAAGTCCAGGCtacattaaattaaaagaaaaaaaaagtcagtgcatTTGTCATCTTAAAGTTACTGttttttcaaagctttctttTTGCTCCTTGTTGTGCGGACCACAAACAAGTTAGAAGGGGTAACAGTCCAGCATAAATGAGAAAAAGCTGTAGTGACAATGAACCGCACAACATAAGCAATGCGCATGTGCAAATTTTCAAATCAGAAGAGGATGTCCTCATCCCTCTTTTACAACATGGTGAGTGTTTTGACACATATTAACATAGGCTAATAAGGCTGCTCCTAGTATGTGCCAGtatttaagagaaaaaagttCAGGTCTTCAAGCATGTGGAGCAGTCCTATGATGTTGTAGGCTTCAAAAGCATGATCACAGGTTGTTTTCACTTATTCATCGTTTTACAGGCAGGAGCAATACCACTTCCTTTGAAAGTATATCTCTGATATGATGCCTTGATCCTCAACACGGCAGATACGACTAAAAATCCAAATCAAGTCAGCTAGTGAATGATTCCTTCAACGAGAGGGACAAGATGGTCTGTCATCTGTGGGCTGATCTGGATTTGGATCAATctgaatggaaggaaaaaaaatagaaatttagtttacaactctttttttttttaaaaaaaattaagaataaaattcaCAAGTTACATATATTgtgataaacaaacaaaaaacaaacaaacaatactgtGTCCAATCCAAaggtcactgaagtcaaaagaaagTGACTAGTTGACtataatggactttggatcaggtgaCCAATTATCCATATTGGCTTGTATCCAATACATCCATGTTTAGTTTTGTGTATTTTAAACACAGTGAAAGGCTATAGCTATGACCTGATAGTACCATGAGTTTAGGCATAAAGAGCTAATCATGTAAACAATGAAAATTAAtggataaaaaaaatttaaaaaaaatgacatttctaaTTATTTGTAAGGCACAAACAATTTTCAGTTATTTGAAATGTGCTGAATAGTTTGCTTAAATGATATTTTATATGAAACACTTTTTGCTAATGATATTGAATATATTACTCATGAACTTATACTGATGTACTCCTAATTTATCAAATGCTgaaatttttcttgaaaaaagtAGAAAAATCAGTAAAACAGTCATTTTAGTTTTGGTCAAGAACTATTTTAGAACAATTTGACAGTTAACCAGTTTCTGCTATTGAGGTGTTTCAAAGTCATGTAGCTTTACTCTCCCTGCTTCTCATTTGTTGTAATATACTATCTCGAAAAGAAAACTATATTAGCTATCTTACGTATACATCTTAGGGGGCAATATTGTACACTGTCGTACTGTCTacaaaatcaataggagttagaaACTTatggccttttgaaaatctcactaggtgcctTTCTGCATATATAGGCAATGTATATGAATACCTATGAAAATTTGGCTTTGAgctgtttttcatgaaaaacagcAACAATACTCAAATCAATAGTGGACTGAATTCCTTGGTTTGGAGTCTTCAGCATTACAAATCAAAACACAGCTGGTTTGTTAGTGTTCCAGGTGTGGAGTATTACCATTCTACAATCTAACTAATAATGTTACTTTCTTAACATGTAGAATTGACAAAAGTACAGCTAAACAAAGGATAAAAAGTGTTGTTCTTTTATTCTGCACAAATAGTTTTTCTTCTTGCAATTACAAAGATATCACTCAACAGGCACTGATACTGCCTGCTCATCCGCAGGTGTTTTATAAAAAGCTTCAGACCCATCCCAAGAGGCATTGAAGAATCTTATATTTAAGACAGATTTTAAATCAGCATGATCCAAGCATGTCACTTCTCAGCTGGAAGCCTATTCTACACAAGTGGATTCTGATTATGAAAGCCCCGCCTCAGAAGGACGTCAGAGAatagaaaggtttcagagtaacagctgtgttagtctgtatccacaaaaagacaggagtacttgtactaagtctctaaggtgccacaagtactcctgttcttttttttttagagaatAGAAAGAGACAAGCCAAATAGCCAGCACTGGCTGACCTGAAATGGCAGGCAGAGAAAATAATTTGAAGGAGGTATGAGATATTCTGGACCTAAACAATGTTAAATGCTCTCTAGATCAACAAGAAACCAAAAAAGTCAACTCAGTACTTGAATACTAACCAAAAGAATTAAAACTGGAATCACAGCCCTAGTGATGTAGCTACATTTACGAAGTGCTATGTCTGATTAGGCCTAGTTGGCCAAACTGGAATCACACTTTAGTAAtccaataaatgaaaaaaatgagagaTATTGACTAATATAGTGCCCCCCATTCCTATCAAACTATAGTTTTATACGTACTATTGAAGTACCTACTGATAGTCAAAGGACATATTGCAAATGTAATTGTACTGTAAAAGgtaattaagagagagagagagagagaacttgattCCACTATAAAATCAATATTCTGGATAATTTGCAAAAAATTGATGGAATTAGCACAAGGGTCCACCAAAGGGCTTCTAGTCTCTTAGGAGTTAACACTCAAGAGATCTGAAGCATACATAACTATCAATCCTGAATATATCACCTTTCAAGCATGGTGAAAACTGAGGGTAGCATACATTAAGGGATATAAGATGAAGATGGatgatataaaatattatttttgttcttgtttacTATTAATAGACTTAAAGTTAATGGCCCAATAGAAACAAGAGTAATAAAGAAGTAAGAAAATTATCAAAGAATTATCAGCTCACTCCAGTGAGAAATTTGAGACTATAAGGAATACCTCTTACTCCTACTTATATTAGAGTAAGATGTGGGTGGCTTGggagctctgaaaaatcaggctccaCAACAGAAGTCACCTATCCATAAGACTAGAGCCAAAATTTTCATAGACAGGGGTCTTAAATTAACCTCTAAATCCATACGTAGGCACCTtgaaataaaagtggcctgatttaaTTTTATTAGAGATAATGAGCACTTGCAGCTGCCATTTATAGGCCAGGTCATGCTGTCAGCTACATTGGTGTACATCTTCACTAGTCAATGAAGTAAATGAAATACTTCAgaattatactggtgtaagtgAAAGAAAATCTTGCTCCATGTTTTGCTTTAGTGATTTATATAAATGTTAGGGGGTGGAACACAAGTTCTCATTTTCTGCTTATTGAACTTTTGCTACTAGAATGGAGAAtgcaaaaaaaatgcaaaatagacTGTTATGGCTAACTGCATTTTTGTTTGCTTACCTCTGAATAGAGAGGTGGAGGCAGAAAACGAAACTCCTGGATATATGCAAATAATGGTCCTTGAAGTGCCCTCTCAAAATCATCACAAGCAGCTATGGGTACAAGGCTGGACTGCCTTTGCTCCTCTGTGACCACTTCTGCATAGCTAGGAGGTGCTGTAGGGAAAAGGTACACGCAGTTCGAACAACAGTTCTTATGCATGTCAAAATAGATAGCATGACAAATATTAAACTTTATAATTTGCACTAGGTAGGTAAAAGTGCTCAGTGACAAGTGTTATAGATTGTCTTTTATGTTAAATAGCATGGACTGGTATTACACACATCTAAGAAAATAAGTTTACACTAAGACACCTGGAGAATTTTCATCTACTTTGGTTTGATTATCTCCCTGAAATCCAAACAGGAATCCCCACATTTTCTGTAGGGGGAGCAGAGCAACCTCACATTCCTCTGGATCCCATACAGGATCTCTCCCTGGGCTGGGCTGAAGACTAGGTACCCCAAAAAGAGGGAATGGGGATGCACATCATTTCCACCCCTCCAGTCATGTGGAGAATTCCCATAAAAAGGTAATACAGACTGTTACCTTTCCACAAAGCATCTGCTACCAAGGATCCTGGGGTCGCAGTGACACCTTGGTAGCATAGCTGCAGTGGGCTGTGCTGCCTGAGATACAGCTGGTGTGGAGGCACTCAAATTCCACAGATGGCCCTGTCCTTCTGTGCATCCTGCGCACTGATTCCACTGAACCTGCCAGTTGTTGTGGCAGATTACCTTTCCGGGGTTAGGGGAGGCAAAAAGGAACTCTAACCTCATGGTGGAATGATGTGGAGGAGATCTCAACAAGGTGGCAACCCTGAGGAGATTTCCTCCTGCTCTGTGTCTTTTATTGCAGGAGGGGATAATCTAGGTCTTAAAGTATCAGTGAagtgttaggggaaaaaaaaataaaaaaaaatagtgaattGTTTGGGAGTTGTATTGTCAAATTACCTTCAGGTCTTTCAGGCAGTGGCAGACCAAGCCAGTTCATATTCATGCTACACTGACTGCTTACACTTGACGTTCTGCTGCCAAATGGATGTAGAGGAATAGTACCAATGACAAGTGGTAAATTAAGGAATAAATCCATTGCTCCAGGAATATCAACATACACCTAAAAGTAAGTGACAAAAAGGCCATGATTAAATGTTAAAACAGATGGTCTTTGTGGTTTTGCATGAGCCCTTTGGTTTAGTGATGCTTTAATATCCACATGGGTCtcgcttctcttcctcctttagGCTCAATCCTGAAGAGTGCTGAGCTCCCTGAAGTCCAACCAAAATAAATGGAAGCTGAGGATTCTCATCATCTCTCAGCATCAAAGCCCAGCTGCACAAATTTTTCACTTACATTATATATCTGCTTAGCTGACAGGCAAATATTTTAAGATCTGCCATGGTTTTAACCAATCACCCTTAGTAAATTTCCTGTTGAATAGCTTAAGTTCCAAATGAATATCACATTATAATGCAGCCAGGATTACTGCTGAAGATATGTTGGTTTCACAGCCAACTAGCCAAAAATATCTAAGTTTGTTTCAAACTTGTATGGATGTCTCCATGAAAATTATTCATATCATATAcgtcaggggtctcaaactcaaatgaccatgagggccacaagGACTAGTatattggcccaagggccacatcaatgacacctccctccacccccgccaacacgctgccccagccctgcccccactccacctcttccatgaggccctgcccctaccctgcttctttccaccccttctccaaatccctgcccctgccccgcttACTCCCCTGAGCATAcagctccctgcttctcccccttccctcctggaaagcattaagtgccgccaaacagtaTTTGGCAGTGGGAAGCGCCTGGCGGTAGGCAGAAGAGAGGGGATGtggcatatgtgtgtgtgtgggggggggagcttGGTGGACAGGAAAtacttgggggtgaggggaacacCATGGGCCATGTGTGTGAGACCTTAATACATGCTTTGAGGAAGTCTGAGCATTTTACTTACCATTAGTGAGTATTCTACACGGATTATACTACAGTCAAGGATAGAGGGGGAAACAGGTGGAATTTTCAACTGTTTCCCATTCCAGGTTTCTGTTTTCCCAGATGACAGGGATTCCCCACGCAAGTTGGCAACAAGCTGTTTTACTTCCTTCATTTTTCCTTTGGCATAGAATGCCTGGGTTTGATAAATGGCTGCCTTTGGCACCACCATACGGGAAGAGCAGTTTTCAATCTCAGCAAAGATCTGAATTGATTCACCTGGAACAAAACAGAATTTCATATTGTTCTTGCGTTGCTATGTAATATAACAAGAACATTTTCAGCAATCTAAACATGGTTACAATGGGCCAGATGCTGCTCTTACTGAATTTACTGGCAAaacacccactgatttcagcagaaacAGAATCATGTACGACATAAGCAAATATAACAAAATGTGCAGTTTATGTACTATAACAACTTGAAGACAGTTACCACTTGGTCTGTTTTGATTAACAGCATACTCACAAGTACTTATTATTTACATATGGCTACACATGTAAAaaggtactttttaaaaaaacaagtttttttttctgtaattacCCTGCTACGTACCTGGTGTGTAGCCCTTCCTTTCAATTTTGGCACTTAAGGATATTGGGCCTGAGGTACAAAACCAACAACAGAGAGTCTTTTCTTTTGTGCCTGCTTGGGGTGACTGCAAAAGAACAATAGATACCCGTGACTAAATTTGGGTTCAGTGCAGAATAGAAGTACCTCTACATATCTTTTAATCAACACAGAGGAATAACCATTAGAGTTTAAAGGCCAACTCCTGCTGCTTGTTTTACTCATGAGAATAGTCCTGTTCACTTCAACAGCATTACGTAAGTAAAACAAGCAAGTTTTGTCCTAAAAAGTCATCCCAGCACTAGCGGTGGTAATTAACCCAAGAGCTACCCATGTCATGCTCATCCTCAACTCTGACttaatttaaattagaaaatacTGTATATGTGACAGTTAGTGGCTTTTTAGCCCATATTTCTGCAACATACTGTCAGTATAACTTTCCATATAATaatctgtaattaaaaatatcttTCCACATTCcattttacttttgaaaaataaaaataaaattaaaaaatcccgATCCCTGGCTACTTGAAtactgatcctgctgccattcccaTCTAAAGTCAATGTATTTCTGTTGTTGCCTTACATGAGATCAGGGTTAagaccctgatccaaagcccactgaattgtCCAGGAAAATCCAACTTTTTTcatccacacacaaaagaaaCCTATTTCAATggactgtattttatttatttttttgcctacATTACCATttgagcaaaaaagaaaaagggattTCAGGCCAGATTGAAATGAGTGTGCCTCACGGAAAACATCTTAATGCAACATCCAAATAGTttagtaaaataaaatttgaGAAAAATATTCTACAGAATTGTGATAATTTCTCCCCATTGGCAGACAATATCCATATTGAAGTTATGAATAATGCACTGTAGTACaattttactttgcatttttaagtTAGCAGTCTATTGTTGAAAGATTCATAGGAGTAACACTGCTTCTCAAAAAACTAAATTACTCtttattaaaatcaacaaagaacAGTTAATACAATTTTCTCTTGAAAGAGAGATTTCATAGTTTATCATGTATGCAGTTCACAGCTGAAGTTAaatgtagatttaaaaataagcaacTCCAAGTACttgaagtttattttaaaattgtcagctATTAGGAGTTGCTCAAATGCAATATTTAAAGCACAGTTGCAGTTTGATGAGCATATTAGTAAAAATTGAAGATTTTGATGTTGTTTCAGTTATACTGTTTTTGAAtgccaaaaaccaaaacaattagtAATTCTGTCAAGTCTTACCAGTAATGAAGGAGTGTTGATATCTATATGTTCAAAGACTGTAAATTCCTTCTTTAATTTTACTGGTAAAAGCCAAGGCCTGTGCAATTCGGCTTTCACCCAATAGCGCACACTGCCATGTCTGCCTTCGAATGAGGTAGCAAGTGGTCTGTGCAGGACACAAAGGTCAAAATTGAGTAAGTCTTTATCCTCTCTTTTTAATAGTGATACAACTGATCAGAATAAGAATCAATAAGTTGTACAGTATTGTTTATGCTGCATAATATTTAAGCATAACTTATTTGCAAAGTTTCCATATTTCAAAAGGGATTAAGTTTGGGAGAAAAAATCTCTGTAGTtgaattttaattcattttacagTAGGTATGTTGAAATTTTCACTATTATAGGAATTCTGCCAGAACATGCCACAAGGATACACATTTCCTTTAAACTTACAAgaagctacttttaaatctggaaTATACAAAGTTCTAGGACGAAGTAATGCTAACAACAGTTTTAAAATTAGTATGAATTGCTCCAATTGCTATCTGTGGTAGTCTATTTTATAGATTAACTATTCTGAGTACAGTTTAATTGTGCCTACATTCCTATTGTATCTGATTCTCCCTTAGCTAGTTTAACCTTTTGCTCTTGTAGTTGACTTTAGACAACCTAGTTCAGACATTACAAAGAGCTGCCTGACCAACCCCTATGTTTCTCTAACATTGTAAAATAATTAAGAGCCTCAATCTGCAGTATTCTGATTTCCTGAATTGTACTTCTGTATTTCTATATCCTAGAATTTCACACAGAAGACAGGAATTAAACACAGCTTCACTGTCTTTATGCAGTGCTAGAGTAATTTCTTTCAACCTATAGTTTGACACCTCTATCTGTACATCAGAGAAATGTGCTTACTTTTTCTCAGTGCTATTAAAATCCAAGTTGAAGGCTTTTATCATCACCCTATTTTTCAGCACTTAACCAGTGAGTTTATACCATCTTTATACTTTAAGTAATTTTCTAAGAGGGACATCCCATTTCTTTATACCCTCCACTTCGCTATACTAAATTACTCTTCAGGCTTTTATCATCAGTTCTCTCTTTC
It includes:
- the ARRDC3 gene encoding arrestin domain-containing protein 3 isoform X1; the encoded protein is MVLGKVKSLTISFDCLNDSNVPVYSSGDTVSGRVNLEVTGEIRVKSLKIHARGHAKVRWTESRNAGSNTAYTQNYTEEVEYFNHKDILIGHERDDDNSEEGLNTIHSGRHEYAFSFELPQTPLATSFEGRHGSVRYWVKAELHRPWLLPVKLKKEFTVFEHIDINTPSLLSPQAGTKEKTLCCWFCTSGPISLSAKIERKGYTPGESIQIFAEIENCSSRMVVPKAAIYQTQAFYAKGKMKEVKQLVANLRGESLSSGKTETWNGKQLKIPPVSPSILDCSIIRVEYSLMVYVDIPGAMDLFLNLPLVIGTIPLHPFGSRTSSVSSQCSMNMNWLGLPLPERPEAPPSYAEVVTEEQRQSSLVPIAACDDFERALQGPLFAYIQEFRFLPPPLYSEIDPNPDQPTDDRPSCPSR
- the ARRDC3 gene encoding arrestin domain-containing protein 3 isoform X2 — protein: MVVPKAAIYQTQAFYAKGKMKEVKQLVANLRGESLSSGKTETWNGKQLKIPPVSPSILDCSIIRVEYSLMVYVDIPGAMDLFLNLPLVIGTIPLHPFGSRTSSVSSQCSMNMNWLGLPLPERPEAPPSYAEVVTEEQRQSSLVPIAACDDFERALQGPLFAYIQEFRFLPPPLYSEIDPNPDQPTDDRPSCPSR